From one Desmodus rotundus isolate HL8 chromosome X, HLdesRot8A.1, whole genome shotgun sequence genomic stretch:
- the LOC112302026 gene encoding LOW QUALITY PROTEIN: melanoma-associated antigen B3-like (The sequence of the model RefSeq protein was modified relative to this genomic sequence to represent the inferred CDS: substituted 1 base at 1 genomic stop codon) gives MPRSRKRKLRIPTEQHQAQGAIQGLGSAKEEAQASSSHPPLEAATQRKPSARSRSYVKWLQRALSTITKSAGVSNVGLSEGAKCKMENKPSSSKAPPSMAQSQRESLTKMTCMVVRFLMQMYKRKPSIRKADMLKIVSKKYKNLFHEILRKASSSKEVVFGADLKEVNATQHSCTLVSKMDLPNNERVSGGSRGFPKYSLLMNILGMILKNSNCATEQKICEFLNKMTLYAGKRHVPFREPKKLITQDFMKHKYLEYRRVPNSDPPRYEFLWGPRAHAETSKMTVLEFGAKINYTVPSTFPSGCEEALXDEEKPKTKCHEGLVPMPWQCLIQGHVQQLLPQLVNLRSILHSVVEESSRCS, from the coding sequence ATGCCTCGGAGTCGTAAAAGGAAGCTCCGCATCCCTACAGAACAGCACCAGGCTCAAGGTGCAATCCAAGGACTGGGAAGTGCCAAGGAGGAAGCACAAGCCTCCTCGTCCCATCCTCCATTGGAAGCTGCCACACAGAGGAAGCCTAGTGCTAGGTCACGTAGCTATGTCAAGTGGCTTCAGAGAGCCCTGTCCACCATCACTAAGTCAGCAGGTGTTTCAAATGTAGGATTATCTGAAGGAGCCAAGTGCAAAATGGAGAACAAGCCAAGTTCCTCCAAGGCCCCACCTTCCATGGCGCAGTCCCAGAGAGAAAGTCTGACCAAGATGACCTGTATGGTGGTGCGGTTCCTGATGCAGATGTACAAAAGGAAACCATCTATTAGGAAGGCAGATATGCTGAAAATTGtcagtaaaaaatacaaaaatctctTCCATGAGATCCTCAGAAAAGCATCTTCCAGTAAGGAGGTGGTATTTGGTGCTGACTTAAAGGAAGTTAATGCTACACAGCATTCCTGTACCCTGGTCAGCAAAATGGATCTCCCCAACAATGAGAGGGTGAGTGGTGGCAGCAGGGGATTTCCCAAGTACAGTCTCCTGATGAATATTCTGGGCATGATCCTCAAGAACAGCAATTGTGCCACTGAGCAGAAGATCTGTGAATTCCTAAACAAGATGACACTATATGCTGGAAAGAGGCATGTTCCATTTAGGGAGCCAAAGAAGCTCATCACCCAAGATTTCATGAAGCACAAGTACCTGGAGTACCGCCGGGTGCCCAACAGTGATCCTCCACGTTACGAGTTCCTGTGGGGTCCAAGAGCCCATGCCGAGACCAGTAAGATGACCGTGCTGGAGTTTGGGGCCAAGATTAATTACACCGTCCCCAGCACCTTTCCATCTGGGTGTGAAGAGGCTTTGTGAGATGAGGAAAAGCCCAAGACAAAATGCCATGAAGGGCTGGTACCAATGCCATGGCAGTGTTTGATTCAGGGCCATGTCCAGCAGCTGCTCCCACAGCTGGTGAACTTGAGGTCCATTCTTCATTCTGTAGTTGAAGAGAGCAGTCGGTGTTCCTAG
- the LOC112302025 gene encoding melanoma-associated antigen B2-like, with amino-acid sequence MPRGHKSKLRAREKRRQNRAETQSLQSAEAATGEGAEAACSPSSVPGDAPSSSIGAGPLQACPSGPATTSAAAGVSCKRSAGKAKGHVWKSKNSSQASPSTEIFALDVLTQKASHLVDYLLTQYKTKELIKKTDMLKIVRKWYRKDFSEILKMASDHMDIVYGLELKEVKPNGNFYTLVPNEDATSDESVSRAWRFPIKGILMPLLSVIFLNGNCTSEEEIWEFLNMMGIYDGKNHFIFGDTRKLITQDLVQEEYLVYRQVPNSDPPRYEFLWGPRAHAETSKMKILEFVAKMNDEVPTAFPAYYEEALKDEEERAQAAPGASSPPKARGHPTATSSHSPQPE; translated from the coding sequence ATGCCTCGTGGTCACAAGAGTAAGCTCCGTGCTCGTGAGAAGCGCCGCCAAAACAGAGCTGAGACACAAAGTCTTCAGAGTGCTGAGGCCGCTACAGGAGAAGGTGCAGAAGCCGCTTGCTCCCCCTCTTCAGTTCCGGGGGACGCTCCCTCGAGCTCCATTGGTGCCGGCCCTCTCCAGGCATGTCCAAGTGGCCCGGCCACCACCAGTGCCGCTGCAGGTGTTTCGTGCAAAAGATCTGCTGGAAAAGCCAAAGGCCATGTTTGGAAGAGTAAAAATTCCTCCCAGGCCTCACCTTCCACTGAGATCTTTGCCCTAGATGTCCTAACTCAGAAGGCAAGTCACTTGGTAGACTATCTTCTGACTCAGTATAAAACGAAAGAGCTCATTAAGAAGACCGACATGCTGAAGATAGTCCGCAAATGGTACAGGAAGGACTTCTCTGAGATTCTCAAGATGGCCTCAGACCACATGGATATAGTGTATGGTCTAGAATTGAAAGAAGTCAAGCCCAATGGTAACTTCTACACCCTCGTCCCCAATGAAGACGCCACCAGCGATGAGAGTGTGAGCAGAGCCTGGAGATTTCCTATAAAAGGGATTCTGATGCCTCTCCTGAGTGTGATCTTCTTGAATGGCAACTGCACCTCTGAGGAGGAGATCTGGGAGTTCCTGAATATGATGGGCATCTATGATGGGAAGAATCACTTCATTTTTGGAGATACCAGAAAGCTTATCACCCAAGATTTGGTGCAGGAAGAATACCTGGTGTACCGGCAGGTGCCCAACAGCGATCCTCCACGCTATGAGTTCCTGTGGGGTCCAAGAGCCCACGCTGAGACCAGCAAGATGAAAATCCTGGAGTTCGTGGCCAAGATGAATGATGAAGTCCCCACTGCCTTCCCAGCCTATTACGAAGAGGCTTTGAAAGATGAGGAAGAGAGGGCCCAAGCTGCACCCGGTGCTAGCAGTCCTCCCAAGGCCAGGGGTCACCCCACGGCCACATCCAGCCACTCCCCTCAGCCTGAGTGA